In one Drosophila pseudoobscura strain MV-25-SWS-2005 chromosome X, UCI_Dpse_MV25, whole genome shotgun sequence genomic region, the following are encoded:
- the LOC4814940 gene encoding uncharacterized protein produces the protein MYLQKSLLLLVATVLSAHSIWARSAAPRQAYGYNMPLWQLQFPEKPPTSQDHPNEAPEPRLIGNVDVGFEDDLVADQQLQQLLLLSPGLSPAQFLQRYQPRSQSDVDGGRSWLGHFNGKNGGSSGGNSGGTTFVVITPGSIPNITNTNNNVINNTATNPAAATTGGTRIGEFIRSPIAYPASTYFRTRQDEASSLPYSSGLYGWNEAALYGSALDGRLGGGLDGGLAGGFSGLSTGFGSGVPLVPITIGNEVRYVPLNLRMFRQLASIPIRENEEREQDREREQEQERPIVEDLSVPMADDSEPEDLIETLTNGAGDTPSMAPPGFGRLGQRLRQRPIMRRKQLQSFAQNIRRVQYL, from the coding sequence ATGTATCTCCAGAAGAGTCTTCTTCTGCTCGTGGCGACTGTGCTGAGTGCGCACAGCATATGGGCCAGGAGCGCAGCACCCAGGCAGGCATATGGCTACAACATGCCtctgtggcagttgcagttcccCGAGAAGCCTCCGACCAGCCAGGACCATCCCAACGAAGCCCCGGAGCCCCGACTCATTGGAAATGTGGATGTGGGCTTTGAGGATGATTTGGTGGCTGATcaacagctgcaacagctACTTCTTCTGTCGCCCGGCCTGAGTCCAGCCCAGTTCCTGCAACGCTATCAGCCCCGGAGTCAGAGCGACGTTGATGGCGGCCGCTCATGGCTGGGCCACTTTAATGGGAAAAATGgtggcagcagcggtggcaaTAGCGGTGGCACCACATTCGTTGTAATAACACCTGGTTCTATTCCAAATATCACCAATACCAATAACAACGTCATAAACAACACGGCTACCAATCCGGCCGCTGCTACAACGGGGGGCACCCGCATTGGAGAGTTCATTCGCAGCCCGATCGCATATCCGGCCAGCACGTACTTCCGCACGCGCCAGGACGAGGCGTCCTCTCTGCCATACTCCTCCGGCCTGTATGGCTGGAATGAGGCTGCTCTCTATGGGTCAGCCCTGGATGGACGTCTAGGAGGAGGCTTGGACGGAGGATTGGCTGGAGGTTTCAGCGGTTTGTCTACTGGATTTGGCAGTGGCGTTCCACTAGTGCCCATTACCATTGGCAACGAGGTGCGCTACGTGCCTCTCAACCTGCGCATGTTCCGCCAGCTGGCCAGCATCCCCATCAGAGAGAACgaggagcgggagcaggaccgagagcgggagcaggagcaggagcggccTATCGTAGAGGATCTATCCGTGCCAATGGCTGACGATTCCGAGCCCGAGGACCTCATTGAGACTCTGACCAATGGCGCTGGTGACACCCCATCGATGGCACCACCGGGCTTTGGCCGCTTGGGCCAGCGGCTGAGGCAGCGTCCCATAATGAGGAGGAAGCAGCTGCAGAGCTTTGCCCAGAATATTCGTCGAGTGCAGTATCTTTGA
- the LOC4814751 gene encoding anaphase-promoting complex subunit cdh1, with product MKIPQRGISLLFGLTILAASSDARRSGYRLPQMQGRSAGSTSAATLPPVPAPESVGSGRDFLKKFMLLRGMFQQPPSDNVIVITQPSSTTTTTATPTPTTTTTTTTTTTTNNNARSLDRSQNRKSEDEQVLELPVPTMTGLDVQNGFDLPPDEAHLAGTLPQRKQSLPKTYKQKIKLKKNFQAQQQHQLRSKKTHHHRHVHKNQQMKKVKRQLKKSPKNQHQRNSNSGNEQRQSAVNFIEPYHNELSPGAGTQSVSDSRLQRIWRRLQLTN from the exons ATGAAGATCCCTCAAAGAGGTATTTCCCTGCTGTTCGGCCTCACAATTCTGGCTGCCAGCAGCGATGCCCGACGAAGCG GCTATCGCCTGCCCCAAATGCAGGGACGAAGTGCTGGCTCCACCTCAGCCGCGACTCTACCTCCAGTCCCAGCTCCAGAGAGTGTGGGCAGTGGTCGAGATTTTCTGAAGAAATTCATGCTCTTGCGGGGCATGTTCCAGCAGCCGCCCAGCGACAATGTTATTGTGATCACTCAGCCCAGCTCGACCACAACCACaactgccacgcccacgcccacaacCACCACTACAACGACAACCACAACTACGACGAACAATAATGCCAGATCCCTGGATCGATCGCAGAACAGAAAGTCGGAAGATGAGCAAGTCTTAGAGCTTCCAGTGCCCACAATGACCGGACTAGACGTCCAAAATGGCTTTGACTTGCCACCAGACGAAGCCCATTTAGCCGGAACTCTGCCACAGCGAAAGCAATCGcttcccaaaacatacaaGCAGAAGATCAAGCTAAAGAAGAACTTtcaggcacagcagcagcatcagctccGCTCCAAGAAGacccatcatcatcgtcacGTCCACAAGAACCAGCAGATGAAAAAGGTGAAGCGACAGCTAAAGAAGAGTCCAAAGAACCAGCATCAGAGAAACTCAAATTCAGGCAACGAGCAGAGGCAATCAGCAGTCAATTTCATCGAGCCCTACCACAATGAGCTCTCCCCTGGGGCTGGGACTCAGTCTGTCTCCGACTCGCGTTTGCAGCGCATCTGGCGACGTCTGCAGCTGACCAACTAA
- the LOC6901272 gene encoding mediator of RNA polymerase II transcription subunit 19-like isoform X1, translated as MNPSRDFFSLIEQISDILVMLHPAPASLVDSDDSEGEPPRKVRCVSFNPLPKPKHKEHTSMETVDNLSKASPASFLPKIKDVDMLSTRPVDNGTLGSVVLNPPTFSHVLRPLTEQQLAGFRLQPGPLTGQYLEKSYSDGDDEPNQSKENMDH; from the exons ATGAACCCATCGAGAGATTTCTTTTCTCTTATTGAGCAGATTAGTGATATTTTGGTAATGTTGCAT CCCGCACCAGCATCTTTAGTAGACTCCGACGATTCGGAGGGTGAGCCGCCACGAAAAGTGAGATGCGTTTCCTTCAATCCTTTGCCGAAGCCAAAACACAAGGAGCACACCTCAATGGAGACCGTCGACAATTTATCTAAGGCATCGCCAGCCTCTTTTCTGCCAAAAATCAAGGATGTCGATATGCTCAGTACTAGACCCGTCGATAACGGTACCCTGGGAAGCGTGGTGCTCAATCCGCCTACTTTTAGCCACGTGCTTCGTCCGCTGACTGAACAGCAGCTGGCTGGCTTTCGCCTGCAACCCGGACCGCTGACGGGCCAATATCTGGAAAAGTCTTACTCTGACGGTGACGACGAGCCCAATCAGTCAAAGGAAAACATGGATCACTAA
- the LOC6901272 gene encoding mediator of RNA polymerase II transcription subunit 19-like isoform X2, with the protein MNPSRDFFSLIEQISDILPAPASLVDSDDSEGEPPRKVRCVSFNPLPKPKHKEHTSMETVDNLSKASPASFLPKIKDVDMLSTRPVDNGTLGSVVLNPPTFSHVLRPLTEQQLAGFRLQPGPLTGQYLEKSYSDGDDEPNQSKENMDH; encoded by the exons ATGAACCCATCGAGAGATTTCTTTTCTCTTATTGAGCAGATTAGTGATATTTTG CCCGCACCAGCATCTTTAGTAGACTCCGACGATTCGGAGGGTGAGCCGCCACGAAAAGTGAGATGCGTTTCCTTCAATCCTTTGCCGAAGCCAAAACACAAGGAGCACACCTCAATGGAGACCGTCGACAATTTATCTAAGGCATCGCCAGCCTCTTTTCTGCCAAAAATCAAGGATGTCGATATGCTCAGTACTAGACCCGTCGATAACGGTACCCTGGGAAGCGTGGTGCTCAATCCGCCTACTTTTAGCCACGTGCTTCGTCCGCTGACTGAACAGCAGCTGGCTGGCTTTCGCCTGCAACCCGGACCGCTGACGGGCCAATATCTGGAAAAGTCTTACTCTGACGGTGACGACGAGCCCAATCAGTCAAAGGAAAACATGGATCACTAA
- the LOC6901271 gene encoding mediator of RNA polymerase II transcription subunit 19-like has product MASIDPNLEITDSTSSPKSTAPCSRDKTSPTMTSIFGPNRPNNEQSQPFYLVREPPTRAKLTGDRDLLTEFGLEQALHELRKENIQESLSSFLPNIPEVLQLSTHPVRNGTLGSVVKNPPTHKKAIRPLNKQLDGFRLHTGKLPSCWKEKSVHCSQGDGPISTTGQPTTLPNYVVLDTKEKNDNSNKNQKIMGKQHGGGKATKQAADLCKESIKSIAMKRKQNNANGGQGKKKEKKESKEYIVKTSQKNKRGKSATQQSLRAISPTKLLQYCVQALGKTRKNFKRQ; this is encoded by the exons ATGGCGTCCATTGATCCGAATTTGGAAATCACTGATTCAACG AGTTCACCAAAATCAACGGCCCCCTGCAGCCGAGATAAAACCTCGCCGACGATGACGTCAATTTTTGGGCCCAATAGACCGAACAACGAGCAGTCGCAGCCGTTCTACTTGGTCAGGGAGCCACCAACCAGGGCTAAACTTACAGGTGACAGGGACTTGCTGACCGAATTCGGCCTCGAACAGGCGCTTCACGAGCTCAGGAAAGAGAATATTCAGGAATCGCTAAGCTCTTTTCTGCCCAACATTCCTGAAGTACTGCAGCTCAGTACTCATCCGGTGAGGAACGGTACACTGGGAAGCGTGGTGAAGAATCCGCCAACGCACAAAAAGGCGATTCGTCCATTGAATAAACAGTTGGATGGCTTTCGACTGCATACAGGTAAACTGCCTTCCTGCTGGAAGGAGAAAAGCGTACATTGCTCCCAAGGAGATGGTCCCATTTCAACTACAGGGCAGCCAACAACGCTGCCAAACTATGTGGTACTGGACACTAAAGAGAAGAAcgataattcaaataaaaaccaGAAGATCATGGGGAAACAGCATGGAGGCGGTAAAGCCACGAAACAGGCTGCAGACCTGTGCAAGGAGTCCATAAAGAGTATTGCTATGAAGCGTAAGCAGAATAATGCCAACGGTGGccaaggcaaaaaaaaagagaagaaagaaTCCAAGGAATACATTGTCAAAACTTCCCAGAAGAACAAGCGTGGGAAAAGTGCGACCCAGCAATCCCTCCGAGCGATTTCACCAACAAAACTGTTGCAGTATTGCGTGCAGGCTCTCGGAAAGACGCGAAAGAATTTCAAGAGACAATGA